A region from the Corynebacterium halotolerans YIM 70093 = DSM 44683 genome encodes:
- the rsmG gene encoding 16S rRNA (guanine(527)-N(7))-methyltransferase RsmG, giving the protein MSENPENPEPAPAPAPAADIFGDRLPLAEAYHRSLATDGSTRGFIGPREVPRLWERHILNCAVIGEAMDYGVAVADIGSGAGLPGIPLAIARPDLRITLIEPLLKRSVYLNEVVDALQLTNVTVIRGRAEEKSVRQAVGRVDVVTSRAVAPLGKLTGWSLPLARVGGSMIAMKGSSVSEELERDAAEITRAGGGEAEILTVGGGRLSEATTLIRIPRVK; this is encoded by the coding sequence GTGTCAGAGAACCCGGAGAACCCGGAGCCCGCACCCGCCCCCGCGCCCGCCGCCGACATCTTCGGCGACCGCCTGCCTCTGGCAGAGGCCTACCACCGCTCGCTGGCCACCGACGGCTCCACCCGGGGTTTCATCGGGCCGCGGGAGGTGCCCCGCCTGTGGGAGCGCCACATCCTCAACTGCGCGGTCATCGGCGAGGCCATGGATTACGGCGTCGCCGTCGCCGACATCGGATCGGGGGCCGGCCTGCCCGGTATCCCGCTGGCGATCGCCCGCCCCGATCTGCGCATCACGCTCATCGAGCCGCTGCTCAAGCGTTCGGTCTACCTGAACGAGGTCGTCGACGCCCTGCAGCTGACCAACGTCACCGTCATCCGCGGCCGGGCCGAGGAGAAGTCCGTGCGGCAGGCGGTGGGGCGCGTCGATGTCGTCACCTCCCGCGCCGTCGCCCCGCTGGGCAAGCTGACCGGGTGGTCGCTGCCGCTGGCCCGGGTCGGTGGCTCGATGATCGCGATGAAGGGCTCCTCCGTGAGCGAGGAACTCGAACGCGACGCCGCGGAGATCACCCGGGCGGGCGGCGGCGAGGCGGAGATCCTCACCGTCGGGGGCGGGCGGTTGTCCGAGGCGACCACGCTGATCCGCATCCCGCGGGTGAAGTGA
- the yidC gene encoding membrane protein insertase YidC has translation MLNFIYWPISAVLWFWHKVFSFVLNPDSGITWVLAIIFLTFTIKALLVRPTINQLRSGRKMQEMQPKMQEIRQKYKNDQQKLMEETRKLQKEMGVNPIAGCLPMLVQIPVFIGLFHVLRSFNRTGEGMGQLGLSIEENYNTPNYIFGVEEVQSFLDATLFGVPLSAYLSMPESMYAAFPNVDFGRMDIAFVAVPLVLIIAVATHFNARMSIERQQARIASGKQAKPTGDNAEMMQNQMQMMNKMMMWVMPATILFTGFLWHIGLLFYMVSNNIWTFFQNRWAFAKMDAEEAAEEEARKVLKRTTAPAPGARPTQPKKKKKKNR, from the coding sequence GTGCTCAACTTCATCTATTGGCCGATTTCGGCCGTCCTGTGGTTCTGGCACAAGGTATTCAGCTTTGTGCTCAACCCGGATTCCGGCATCACCTGGGTGCTGGCCATCATCTTCCTGACCTTCACCATCAAGGCTCTCCTGGTCAGGCCGACCATCAACCAGCTGCGCTCCGGCCGCAAGATGCAGGAGATGCAGCCGAAGATGCAGGAGATCCGTCAGAAGTACAAGAATGACCAGCAGAAGCTGATGGAGGAGACGCGCAAGCTCCAGAAGGAGATGGGCGTCAACCCGATCGCCGGCTGCCTCCCGATGCTGGTACAGATCCCGGTGTTCATCGGCCTGTTCCACGTGCTGCGCTCCTTCAACCGCACCGGCGAGGGCATGGGCCAGCTGGGCCTGTCCATCGAGGAGAACTACAACACCCCGAACTACATCTTCGGCGTCGAGGAGGTCCAGTCCTTCCTGGACGCGACGCTGTTCGGCGTTCCGTTGTCGGCCTACCTCTCCATGCCGGAGAGCATGTACGCCGCGTTCCCGAACGTCGATTTCGGCCGGATGGACATCGCCTTCGTCGCGGTCCCGCTGGTCCTGATCATCGCCGTGGCCACCCACTTCAACGCGCGCATGTCGATCGAGCGTCAGCAGGCGCGCATCGCCTCCGGCAAGCAGGCCAAGCCCACCGGTGACAACGCCGAGATGATGCAGAACCAGATGCAGATGATGAACAAGATGATGATGTGGGTCATGCCGGCCACCATCCTGTTCACCGGCTTCCTCTGGCACATCGGTCTGCTGTTCTACATGGTCTCCAACAATATCTGGACCTTCTTCCAGAACCGCTGGGCGTTCGCCAAGATGGACGCCGAGGAAGCGGCCGAGGAGGAGGCCCGCAAGGTCCTCAAGCGCACCACCGCCCCGGCCCCGGGCGCCCGCCCGACCCAGCCGAAGAAGAAAAAGAAGAAGAACCGGTAG
- the yidD gene encoding membrane protein insertion efficiency factor YidD, whose product MTGDEIPGARGPASRGLVAAVSFYQKYVSPLKMGSTCRFEPTCSAYALEAVSRHGAVKGVVMALARLSKCGPWHPGGYDPVPVP is encoded by the coding sequence CTGACCGGCGATGAGATTCCCGGCGCACGTGGTCCCGCCTCGCGCGGGCTGGTTGCGGCGGTCAGTTTCTACCAAAAGTACGTCTCGCCCCTTAAAATGGGGTCCACCTGCCGTTTTGAACCCACGTGCAGCGCCTACGCCCTGGAGGCCGTCTCCCGGCATGGGGCCGTCAAGGGCGTCGTGATGGCGTTGGCCCGGCTGAGCAAGTGCGGTCCATGGCATCCGGGTGGCTACGACCCTGTCCCGGTACCCTGA